In Erigeron canadensis isolate Cc75 chromosome 6, C_canadensis_v1, whole genome shotgun sequence, the following are encoded in one genomic region:
- the LOC122603280 gene encoding disease resistance protein Roq1-like, with amino-acid sequence MGLVIIVVCICVVILIYKGFFTYKTIPVNRTLPIPNPLIASLSSSFESASPASYDVFLSFRGEDTRKTFVDHLYSALQRHLIHTYKDDETLPRGVSIGPSLLKAIRQSRIAIIIFSKNYADSSWCLDELEYIMKCKDETGLIVMPVFYDVDPSEVRKQKGDFGEGFAKQVANNFTKIESWRKALVDASNLSGWQPKNVANGHESEVIKKIVDTIFDRLYHFISDIDDDLVGMRTRLQEMIAHLEMGSDDVLMVGIWGVGGGGKTTLAASVYMEISRQFEGSCIVENIREKSRKYGFEKLQEDILSSILNKNVEVPSIIEGKNKIKTMLCRRKVLILLDDVDKLDQLQALAGSDKWFGGGSRIIITTRDQHLLDSHKAKNKKVYPVRLLSKDEASQLFKIHAYNENNPLKDFEKFSSHVVEYASGLPLALKVLGSFLYDKNEEEWISALDRLKDIPEKEIVETLKISYDGLNTLEKELFLDIACFLRFSTPHDAMEMLEACGYYPHIGIKILREKALITINRDGEFDMHDLIQEMGHFIVRGENPDNPEKHSRVWKREEINNMCFRGAIMENDNIKVMDYRYYPRDQAHSSRLCMIVSNMKQLRCLWLDIEDGHNDDGGPTFLSNELKYIQWTNYPTSPFPDSFQPVKLGALHLRRSHQKKLWMGHKHLPHLKVLRLTQMVNLVSTPDFSGLPCLQKFILSACPELEEIHPSLGNHASLEYIIVSACDRLRMFPTIVQMEKLKSLQIEYCDAISEFPKIQANMESLVELSLDGNGIKVLPLSIENRCTNLESLNVSGFFELKDIEFNLDALIHLSTLECRQYRRNCTLMFHHFPRSLRKLDLSCSVIKDGEIPSDIGELSNLLELHLRYNEFTRIDFSLSQLTRLKLLNLELCKSLVELPKLPSSLAILLADECKLLTTFGDCYKDCERLCQVSLLDGSIVIDGDRLLECMLQRNAIEDHSMLLELGGREIPKGFIPCLCKGSKCTLQLPNNWCDDFCGFLICAVFKKKSRYEAVKISMQQPMSTEEGMDSRQNDVVWEEGIGDTSTSTWVGYISFGSLRNTFWWDRMPLPCNTLSFSIDEDRFPCSGVGVRLVSRDGRQTDSSDELCDYEPSFRIRHDSAYALTFSLCQYY; translated from the exons ATGGGTTTAGTGATAATTGTAGTGTGTATATGTGTGGTGATTCTGATATATAAAG GTTTCTTTACGTATAAAACTATTCCAGTCAATCGGACTCTACCGATTCCAAACCCTTTGATAGCATCTTTATCATCATCTTTTGAATCTGCTTCTCCTGCTTCTTATGATGTATTTCTAAGTTTCAGAGGAGAAGATACCCGCAAGACCTTTGTAGATCATCTCTACTCTGCCCTCCAACGCCACCTAATCCACACTTATAAGGATGATGAAACACTTCCCCGGGGTGTATCCATCGGTCCATCCCTCTTAAAGGCTATCAGACAATCACGTATAGCCATCATTATATTCTCCAAAAACTATGCGGATTCTTCTTGGTGCTTGGATGAACTCGAGTATATCATGAAATGCAAAGATGAGACTGGGCTAATCGTTATGCCGGTGTTTTATGACGTGGACCCATCTGAGGTAAGAAAACAAAAGGGGGATTTTGGAGAAGGATTTGCTAAGCAAGTGGCAAACAATTTCACCAAAATTGAATCATGGAGAAAAGCACTTGTTGATGCAAGCAACCTTTCCGGATGGCAACCCAAAAACGTTGCTAACGG GCATGAATCAGaagtcataaaaaaaattgtcgACACAATTTTCGATAGATTGTATCACTTTATTTCAGATATTGATGATGACCTAGTTGGAATGAGGACTCGATTGCAAGAAATGATAGCACACTTAGAAATGGGTTCAGATGATGTACTGATGGTTGGAATATGGGGGGTTGGTGGCGGTGGCAAGACTACTCTTGCTGCTTCCGTTTATATGGAAATCTCTCGTCAGTTTGAGGGTAGCTGCATTGTGGAGAATATTCGAGAGAAGTCAAGAAAATatggttttgaaaaattacaaGAAGACATCTTATCatctattttaaataaaaatgtggAAGTACCCAGTATAATAGAAGGAAAAAACAAGATAAAAACAATGTTATGTCGTAGAAAAGTATTAATACTTCTTGATGATGTTGATAAACTTGACCAGTTACAAGCGTTAGCTGGATCAGATAAATGGTTTGGAGGTGGGAGTCGAATAATAATCACAACTAGAGATCAGCATTTGCTAGATTCCCACAaggctaaaaataaaaaggtttatCCTGTGAGATTATTATCAAAAGATGAGGCTAGTCAGCTTTTTAAGATACATGCATATAACGAAAATAACCCATTAAAAGATTTTGAGAAGTTTTCATCACATGTGGTTGAATATGCTTCCGGGCTTCCATTAGCACTTAAAGTTTTAGGTTCTTTTCTATACGACAAAAACGAGGAGGAGTGGATTAGCGCTTTGGATAGATTGAAAGACATCCCCGAAAAGGAAATTGTGGAGACGCTCAAAATTAGCTATGATGGACTTAACACTTTAGAGAAAGAGTTATTCTTGGACATTGCATGTTTCTTAAGATTTTCTACCCCGCATGATGCAATGGAGATGCTTGAAGCTTGTGGGTATTACCCTCATATAGGTATAAAGATTTTGAGAGAAAAAGCTCTCATAACTATTAATAGGGATGGTGAGTTTGATATGCACGACCTTATTCAAGAAATGGGACACTTCATTGTGAGAGGCGAAAATCCTGACAATCCTGAAAAACATAGCAGAGTTTGGAAACGTGAAGAAATCAATAACATGTGTTTTCGTGGTGCAATAATG gaaaatgacaatattaaagTGATGGATTATAGATATTATCCTCGTGACCAAGCTCATTCATCACGCTTGTGTATGATTGTTTCAAACATGAAACAACTAAGGTGTCTTTGGCTGGACATAGAAGATGGCCACAATGATGATGGAGGGCCTACTTTTCTTTCTAATGAATTAAAGTACATTCAGTGGACAAACTATCCTACAAGTCCATTTCCGGATAGTTTTCAACCAGTGAAGCTGGGTGCTCTACACTTGAGGCGCAGCCATCAGAAAAAACTTTGGATGGGTCACAAG CATCTACCTCATTTAAAAGTGCTTAGACTCACTCAGATGGTTAACCTAGTCAGCACACCAGACTTCAGCGGACTTCCTTGTCTTCAAAAGTTTATTCTTAGTGCCTGTCCCGAGTTAGAAGAGATCCACCCATCTCTGGGAAATCATGCAAGTCTTGAATACATTATAGTATCAGCGTGTGACAGGCTTCGAATGTTTCCAACTATTGTCCAAATGGAAAAACTCAAGTCTCTTCAAATAGAGTATTGTGATGCGATTTCTGAGTTCCCGAAGATCCAAGCAAACATGGAAAGCTTAGTAGAGTTATCTTTGGATGGGAATGGGATAAAAGTTCTACctttatcaattgaaaaccGTTGTACCAATCTTGAATCATTGAATGTGAGTGGATTTTTTGAACTAAAGGACATTGAATTCAACTTGGATGCCTTGATACATTTAAGCACTTTGGAATGTCGGCAATATCGTAGAAATTGTACGTTGATGTTCCATCACTTTCCACGTAGCTTAAGAAAGTTGGATCTCAGCTGTTCAGTTATCAAAGATGGAGAAATTCCATCAGATATTGGTGAGTTATCCAACTTACTAGAGCTACATCTAAGATATAACGAATTTACGCGGATAGATTTTAGTCTCTCACAACTTACTCGGCTTAAACTCCTCAACTTGGAGCTTTGCAAAAGCCTTGTAGAACTGCCCAAGCTCCCATCAAGTTTAGCTATTCTCCTAGCCGATGAATGCAAACTACTTACAACTTTTGGAGATTGTTACAAAGATTGTGAAAGGTTATGTCAAGTCTCACTTTTGGACGGGAGTATTGTAATTGATGGTGACAGATTACTAGAATGCATGCTTCAG AGAAATGCTATTGAAGATCATTCTATGCTTCTTGAACTGGGAGGCCGTGAGATTCCAAAGGGGTTTATACCCTGTCTTTGTAAAGGGAGTAAATGCACGTTGCAACTTCCAAATAACTGGTGTGACGACTTCTGTGGATTCTTAATTTGTGCCGTTTTCAAGAAGAAATCCCGCTACGAAGCTGTAAAGATAAGTATGCAACAACCCATGAGTACTGAGGAGGGTATGGATTCTCGACAAAATGATGTGGTTTGGGAGGAGGGTATTGGAGATACTAGTACTAGTACATGGGTGGGGTAtatttcatttggttcattgagAAACACTTTTTGGTGGGATCGAATGCCATTGCCATGCAACACCCTTTCCTTCTCCATTGATGAAGATAGATTTCCATGTAGTGGGGTTGGAGTTAGGCTGGTTTCCAGAGATGGTCGTCAAACAGATTCTTCTGATGAACTTTGTGATTACGAACCTAGCTTCCGCATTCGACATGACTCGGCGTATGCTTTAACTTTTTCTCTTTGCCAATATTATTAA
- the LOC122603281 gene encoding disease resistance protein Roq1-like: MELFIVRGENHDNPGKKKSRVWKRDEIHNMCTRGAIAENNKIEAIEYIDNWANPLGDGSRLCMIVSNMKHLRWLRVRVNIFPDEYDGGLSFLSNELKYIYWRNYPASPFPDSFQPVKLVAIKLHGSLQKELWMAYKCLPSLKVLELLDMDNLLSAPDFSGLPCLQKFILDGCFRLEEIHPSLGYHTSLEFIQVKFCSHLQMFPNNCLPAKTEDSYNKAL; the protein is encoded by the exons ATGGAACTCTTCATTGTCAGAGGTGAAAATCACGACAatcctggaaaaaaaaaaagcagagTTTGGAAACGTGATGAAATCCATAACATGTGTACTCGTGGTGCAATAGCG GAAAATAACAAGATTGAAGCAATAGAATATATTGATAATTGGGCTAATCCACTCGGTGATGGATCACGCTTGTGTATGATTGTTTCAAACATGAAACACTTAAGATGGCTTAGGGTTAGAGTGAATATATTTCCTGACGAGTATGATGGAGGGCTTAGTTTTCTTTCAAAtgagttaaaatatatatattggaggAATTATCCTGCAAGTCCCTTCCCAGACAGTTTTCAACCGGTGAAGCTAGTTGCTATAAAATTGCATGGAAGCTTACAAAAAGAACTTTGGATGGCTTACAAG TGTCTACCAAGTTTGAAAGTGCTTGAACTCCTTGATATGGACAACCTACTTAGCGCACCAGACTTCAGTGGACTTCCTTGTCTTCAAAAGTTTATTCTCGATGGCTGTTTCAGGTTAGAAGAGATCCACCCATCACTTGGATATCATACCAGTCTTGAATTCATACAAGTAAAATTTTGCTCCCATCTTCAAATGTTTCCCAACAATTGTCTGCCTGCAAAAACTGAAGACTCTTATAATAAAGCACTGTGA
- the LOC122605718 gene encoding UDP-glycosyltransferase 91D2, giving the protein MSPSTTDDNKQLHVAMFPWLAFGHIIPFFQLSKAIAQKGHKVSFLSTTRNIERLPTLPSDLEPLINLVRLTLPHVQELPHNAEATMDVRTDDIHYLKTAFDGLQPQITQFLEKESPDWIIYDFAPYWLPDIAAGLGISRAFFSIVNAWFMAFLGPLPKDVINRSDDQKSVEDFLTPPSWIPFPNNLCYRKHESKWMVGSGLINASGVTDIYRSQMVIKGSECVFIRYCYEFEPQWLTLSEELTHTPMVPVGLMPPETATNVGEEKSDTWMTVKTWLDGQPKGQVVYVALGSEVMVGKREIGELALGLELSGLPFFWALRKPAGSTESDSLELPDGFFARTRDRGMVMMSWVPQLQILSHESVGGFLTHCGWGSIVEGLMFGHPLIMLPFLVDQGLNARVLVEKKVGIEVPRNDEDGSFTRDSVARSLTSVIVDDEGKIYKANAMAWSRIFGDKKLHEKYVDNFIKYLESQRCVAGTDHRV; this is encoded by the coding sequence ATGTCACCAAGTACCACCGATGACAATAAGCAACTCCATGTTGCGATGTTCCCATGGCTTGCTTTTGGTCATATCAttccattttttcaactttctaaAGCTATAGCTCAAAAGGGTCACAAAGTTTCCTTTCTTTCGACTACAAGAAATATCGAACGTCTCCCTACACTCCCTTCTGATCTCGAACCGCTTATAAATTTAGTTCGACTCACGCTTCCACATGTTCAAGAGCTGCCGCATAATGCAGAAGCCACTATGGATGTCCGTACGGATGATATTCATTACCTCAAGACGGCCTTTGATGGTCTTCAACCGCAAATCACTCAGTTTCTTGAGAAAGAGTCTCCTGATtggattatatatgattttgctCCTTATTGGTTGCCTGATATCGCAGCTGGCCTTGGCATCTCACGGGCTTTCTTCTCTATAGTAAACGCTTGGTTCATGGCATTTCTTGGACCATTGCCCAAGGACGTGATAAATCGTTCGGATGATCAAAAAAGTGTTGAAGATTTCTTGACGCCACCTTCGTGGATACCCTTTCCTAACAACTTATGTTACCGAAAACATGAATCTAAGTGGATGGTGGGCAGTGGACTGATTAATGCTTCTGGGGTTACAGATATATATCGTTCGCAAATGGTTATAAAGGGTTCTGAGTGTGTGTTTATTAGATATTGTTATGAATTCGAACCCCAATGGCTAACCCTTTCAGAAGAGCTAACCCACACACCCATGGTTCCCGTGGGGTTAATGCCACCAGAGACGGCAACCAACGTTGGAGAAGAGAAAAGTGACACATGGATGACCGTCAAGACGTGGCTTGATGGTCAACCGAAAGGTCAAGTAGTATATGTGGCGTTAGGGAGTGAAGTTATGGTGGGTAAAAGAGAGATAGGTGAGTTAGCTTTGGGTCTAGAGCTTTCTGGGTTGCCATTTTTTTGGGCTCTTAGAAAACCTGCTGGTTCCACTGAGTCTGACTCATTAGAACTTCCAGACGGGTTCTTTGCAAGAACCCGTGATCGTGGGATGGTAATGATGAGTTGGGTACCTCAGCTACAAATACTTAGCCATGAGTCGGTTGGTGGGTTCCTGACTCATTGTGGTTGGGGGTCAATTGTGGAAGGGCTAATGTTTGGACACCCTTTGATAATGTTACCATTTTTGGTGGACCAAGGTCTAAATGCTCGAGTGTTGGTGGAGAAAAAAGTCGGAATTGAGGTGCCACGAAATGATGAAGATGGCTCGTTCACTAGGGATTCGGTGGCTAGATCACTCACATCtgttattgttgatgatgaaGGGAAGATCTACAAGGCAAATGCTATGGCTTGGAGTCGAATATTTGGTGACAAGAAACTACACGAAAAGTATGTAGACAACTTTATAAAGTATTTGGAAAGTCAAAGGTGTGTTGCGGGTACTGACCACCGAGTGTGA
- the LOC122605584 gene encoding disease resistance protein Roq1-like translates to MASALSYSQSLAPASYDVFLSFRGEDTRKTFVDHLYSALVQRLIHTYKDDETLPRGVSIGPSLLKAIKQSRIAVIIFSKNYADSSWCLDELEYIMKCIHETGLIVMPVFYDVDPSEVENQKGDFGNGFAKQKANNISKIESWRKALVDACNLSGWEPKNVANGHESKVIKEIADKIFDRLFPSNPNIDDGQLVGMRTRLQEIIAQLEMGLGDVQMVGIWGVGGSGKTTLANSVYTEISHKFEGSCIVENIREDSIKNGLKKLQEDILSSILNIKVVVSSIIEGKNKIKTMLCRRKVLIFLDDVDKLEQLQTLAGSHKWFGGGSRIIITTRDEHLLRAHKVNQVCPVRLLSDDEASQLFKIHAYNENNLVKGYEKLSLRVVSYASGLPLAVRVLGSFLCDKDETEWMSALDRLKDIPQKEIVETLKISYDGLDIVEKELFLDIACFFRFYTTKYAMEMLEAFGYHPCIGIKILREKALVTIGRNGMLDMHDLIQEMGHFIVRSENPDNPEKHSRVWKHEEISNMCSRGTIMENDKIEAIEYICDHDYDHDHDHSSCLCMIVSNMKRLRWLKVNIMDDKFDGGPSFLSNDLKYIHWWNYPTSPFPDSFQPVKLVVIKLDCSLQKELWMGYKHLPHLKVLVLRMMKNLLSTPDFKGLPCLQTFILHDSFKLEEIHPSLGNHTSIEYIQVSQCNRLRLFPTIVQMGKLKTLKIKECPAISEFPKIQANMESLVKLSLEGIGIEVLPSSIGECCTNLISLKVCGCSELKSIEFNLDALKHLSVFKCRHFCRISMLMFHHFPRSLRKLDLSDLDFRDGEIPSDIGELSNLQELYLSRNEFTRIDFSLSRLTQLKLLNLMECTRLVELPKLPSSLAILRAGYCKSVTTFGDCYKECKRLRLVSLMYGSVVNDGDRLLEFMLQENAIEDHSMLLELRGVEIPKGFIPRLCYGIRCTLQLPNNWSDDFCGFLICAVFTRGYRHEPVKISMRQPMSEGMDSRENDGVWEEGMQDTFTWVGYITFSSLKHTSWWDHTYNTLSFSIDEDRYKFCSGFGVRLVSRNIRDGRLRETLTNSSELSDYKPKFMILHDSAYALEISLGKWGP, encoded by the exons ATGGCATCTGCATTGTCATATTCTCAATCTTTGGCGCCCGCTTCTTATGATGTATTTCTAAGCTTTAGAGGAGAAGATACCCGCAAGACCTTTGTAGATCATCTCTATTCCGCCCTTGTACAACGACTAATCCACACATATAAAGATGATGAAACACTTCCCCGGGGTGTATCCATCGGTCCATCCCTCTTAAAGGCTATCAAACAATCACGTATAGCTGTTATAATATTCTCCAAAAACTATGCGGATTCTTCTTGGTGCTTGGATGAACTTGAGTATATCATGAAATGCATACATGAGACCGGGCTCATTGTTATGCCCGTATTCTATGACGTGGACCCAtctgaagtagaaaatcaaaaGGGAGATTTTGGAAATGGATTTGCTAAGCAAAAGGCAAACAACATCAGTAAAATTGAATCATGGAGAAAAGCACTTGTTGATGCATGTAACCTTTCTGGATGGGAACCCAAAAACGTTGCTAACGG GCATGAATCAAAAGTCATAAAAGAAATCGCAGATAAGATTTTTGATAGACTGTTTCCCTCTAATCCAAATATTGATGATGGGCAGCTTGTTGGAATGAGGACTAGATTGCAAGAAATAATAGCACAATTAGAGATGGGTTTAGGTGATGTACAGATGGTTGGAATATGGGGGGTTGGTGGCAGTGGCAAGACTACTCTTGCAAATTCTGTTTATACGGAAATCTCTCATAAGTTTGAGGGTAGCTGCATTGTGGAAAATATTCGAGAGGATTCAATAaaaaatggtttaaaaaaattgcAAGAAGACATTTTATCatctattttaaatataaaggtGGTAGTATCCAGTATTATAGAAGGAAAAAACAAGATAAAAACTATGTTATGTCGTAGAAAAGTGTTGATATTCCTTGATGATGTTGATAAACTCGAGCAATTACAAACATTAGCTGGATCACATAAATGGTTTGGAGGTGGGAGTCGAATAATAATCACAACTAGAGATGAGCATTTGCTAAGAGCCCACAAGGTTAACCAGGTTTGTCCTGTGAGATTATTATCAGATGATGAGGCTAGTCAGCTTTTCAAAATACATGCATATAATGAAAATAACCTAGTAAAAGGTTATGAGAAGCTCTCATTGCGTGTGGTTTCCTATGCTTCCGGGCTTCCATTAGCCGTTAGAGTTTTAGGTAGTTTtctatgtgacaaagatgagacGGAGTGGATGAGCGCATTGGATAGATTGAAAGACATTCCCCAAAAGGAAATTGTGGAGACGCTCAAAATTAGCTATGATGGACTTGACATTGTGGAAAAAGAGTTATTCTTGGACATTGCATGTTTTTTCAGGTTTTATACCACCAAATATGCAATGGAGATGCTTGAAGCATTTGGGTATCACCCTTGTATAGGTATAAAGATTTTAAGAGAAAAAGCTCTCGTAACTATTGGTAGGAATGGTATGCTTGATATGCACGATCTAATTCAAGAAATGGGACACTTCATTGTCAGAAGTGAAAATCCTGACAATCCTGAAAAACATAGCAGAGTTTGGAAACATGAAGAAATCAGTAACATGTGTTCTCGTGGCACAATAATG GAAAATGACAAAATTGAAGCAATAGAATATATTTGTGATCATGACTATGATCATGACCATGATCATTCATCATGCTTGTGTATGATTGTTTCAAACATGAAACGACTAAGGTGGCTTAAGGTGAATATAATGGATGACAAGTTTGATGGAGGGCCTAGTTTTCTTTCAAATGATTTAAAGTATATTCATTGGTGGAACTATCCTACAAGTCCATTTCCGGACAGTTTTCAACCGGTGAAGCTGGTTGTTATAAAATTGGATTGCAGTTTGCAAAAAGAACTTTGGATGGGTTACAAG CATTTACCTCATTTGAAAGTGCTTGTACTCCGTATGATGAAAAACCTGCTCAGCACACCAGACTTCAAGGGACTACCTTGTCTTCAAACATTTATTCTTCATGACAGTTTCAAGTTAGAAGAGATCCACCCATCACTTGGAAATCATACAAGTATTGAATACATACAAGTATCACAGTGTAACAGGCTTCGTCTGTTTCCAACAATTGTCCAAATGGGAAAACTCAAAACTCTCAAAATAAAGGAGTGTCCTGCGATTTCTGAGTTCCCAAAGATCCAAGCAAACATGGAAAGCTTAGTGAAGTTGTCTTTGGAAGGGATTGGGATTGAAGTTCTACCTTCATCAATTGGAGAATGTTGTACCAACCTTATTTCATTGAAAGTGTGTGGTTGTTCTGAACTAAAGAGCATTGAATTCAACTTGGATGCCTTAAAACATCTAAGTGTGTTCAAATGTCGTCATTTTTGTAGGATTAGTATGTTGATGTTCCATCACTTTCCACGTAGCTTAAGAAAGTTGGATCTCAGTGATTTAGATTTCAGAGATGGAGAAATTCCATCAGATATTGGTGAGTTATCCAACTTACAAGAGCTTTATCTAAGCAGGAATGAATTTACACGGATAGATTTCAGCCTCTCACGACTTACTCAGCTCAAACTCCTCAACTTGATGGAATGCACACGGCTTGTAGAATTGCCCAAGCTCCCATCGAGTTTAGCTATTCTCCGAGCAGGCTATTGCAAATCGGTTACAACTTTTGGAGATTGCTACAAAGAATGTAAAAGGTTACGTCTAGTCTCACTAATGTACGGGAGTGTTGTAAATGATGGTGACAGACTACTAGAATTCATGCTTCAG GAAAATGCTATTGAAGATCACTCTATGCTTCTTGAACTGCGAGGCGTTGAGATTCCAAAGGGGTTTATACCCCGTCTTTGTTATGGAATTAGATGTACATTGCAACTTCCAAATAACTGGTCTGACGACTTTTGCGGATTCCTAATATGTGCTGTTTTCACACGTGGATACCGCCACGAACCTGTAAAGATAAGTATGAGACAACCAATGAGCGAGGGTATGGATTCTCGAGAAAACGATGGGGTTTGGGAGGAAGGTATGCAAGATACTTTTACATGGGTGGGGTATATTACATTTAGTTCTTTGAAACACACTTCTTGGTGGGATCATACATACAACACCCTTTCCTTTTCCATTGATGAAGATAGGTACAAATTTTGTAGCGGGTTTGGCGTTAGGCTCGTTTCCAGGAATATCAGAGATGGTCGTCTAAGAGAAACATTAACAAATTCTTCTGAACTTTCAGATTATAAACCTAAGTTCATGATTCTACATGACTCGGCATATGCTTTAGAGATTTCTCTTGGCAAGTGGGGTCCATGA